DNA sequence from the Blastomonas fulva genome:
TTGAAGCTGACCAGCTGGCGAGTGCCGTTCGAGGCTGTGCCTGTGACCACCGAGTCATAGGACCCGGTCTTCTTGTCGTAATTGATCCTGACACCCGGCTGGATCGTGAGATCATCGGTGACCTTCCAGCTGAGCTGACCGAACGCGGCAACGCTGGTGTTCTTGAATCCGATGGTGTTGTTGGCGACCAACCCGTTGAGCACGGCCGGGTTGCCCGCGAGCGCGCTGGTGGGCGCAAGCAGCCAGCGGCTGGCGGCGGTGCCCTGTTCCTGGATCCCCTGGGTGTCGATGGTCTGGTAGAAGCCGAACACGCCTGCGACAAAATCGATGCGGTCGCCTAGCGATCCGGCATAGCGCACCTCCTGTGTGAACTGCTCCTGCTGCGAGGGGTTGTTGACCTTGAGCGTGATCGGCAGGCCGGTGAAGTCGCGGTCGTTCGACGGGGTCCAGTCCCAGAAGCGCCAAGCGCTGACCGAGGTCAGAGTGCCAGGGCCGACATCCCATTCGATTTTGAGCGATGCTCCACCCAGAATGCTCCTGGCGCTCAATTCGGCATCGACATCGGTCACCCGGTCGAAGGCATCGAGGCTGGGCGGGGCATAGCCGAACGCGGCCGACAGCGCGGGGAACTGGCGGTTGGCCGGGCGCTGGGTGCTGCCGTAGCGCGCATAGATCTGCGCGCAGCATTCCGGGTTCTGGCGGTTGTAGTCGCCTGCAAGTGTCACCCTGAGGGAATCGCTCGGCTTCCACAGCAGCGAGCCGCGAAGCCCCAGATTGTTGAGCTCATTGACGTGCGTGCCGGTGGCGACGTTGAAGATCGTGCCGCGCCGGTCGGTGGTCGCAACTCCGAAGCGGACCGCCAGAGTACTCGACAGCGGACCGGACACCGATGCCTTGGCCTGGCGGAACTCGAGATTGCCCGCGGTGACCTCGGCGCGGCCTTCGAAATCGAAGCTCGGTTCCTTCGAGGTGATGTTGATCGCGCCGGCGGTGGTGTTCTTGCCGTAGAGCGTGCCCTGCGGCCCGCGCAGTGTCTCGACCTGCGCGATGTCGAGGAAGTCGAGCGTCGCCACCGCGACCCGGCCGACGAAGACATCATCGATATAGATGCCGACGCCCTGCTCGATGCCATCATTGGTCAGGCCGAATGGCGCGCCCAGACCGCGGATGTTGATCGCCGAGTTGCGCGGGTTGGAGGAATAGAACTGCAGGCTGGGCTGAAGCTGCGTCAGGCGGCTGACATTGAAGCTTCCGGTGTTGTCGAGCGTGGTCACATCAACCACCGACAAGGCGATCGGCACGTCCTGCGAGGATTCCTCGCGGCGGCGGGCCGAGACGATGATGACGGTTTCGGGCTGCTGTTCGGCCTCGGCGTCTGCTGTATCGCCCGGGGCTTCGGCGACATCGCGATCAGAGGCGAGCACTGGCGACTGTGACGCTAGTGCGACGGCAAGCGCGACAACAGACGCGCGCGCGGCAAGGGTAATGGACATTCGGCAGGACTCCCAGGGGTGGAAGTGCTTCCGGTTGTCCGGTCGGCACGGCAATTTGGTTGGTGGTTGGTGGTTGGTGGATGGGGGGTCGGGGCTTCAGGAAAATGCCGTTCCGTTGTCCCGGTCTCGGCATTCGCGGCGTGTGCCCGTCAGGAGAAACGCTGGCGTTCGGTCACGTCCATCTGCACCAGCCTGCCGTCATGCACGGTCAGCACGACCGCGCCGAAGCGCAGTCTGGCGATGGCTTCGGCAATCGCGGAAAGCGGGACTGCTAATTGCGGACCGGTATCGGCGCGCGCGGGTTTGCTAGGAGGCATGGGGCGAAACTCCTGTGAAATCTGGTGCGGACCGGCTGCATGCAGCATGGCCCGCGGAGACATGACTAATCTCTACCATTTTGGTTGGCAAGATAGTTTTTGTTGTCCCGACCGCTATTGCGCCCATGCGTTGCGTTCAGATGTCGATCCGATGCTTGAGGCATCCCCGCCCGGCGATGGCAAAAGCCTCCTCGCTCAGTTGCGGGCAGCGTCCAGATGGGCTTGCAATGCCTGCGCGGACTCGGCCGATGGCGTCCAGCTGGCTTGGAACACCCCGCCGGTGCCGAACAGCGCCGCTGCAATCCCGTCTGCTCCATGGCTGGCCCAGAGATCGGCAAGCTGCGCGGCCATCGGGTCGTCGACCGGTCGTGCAGCGCCAGACACATGCTGTATCCACGCGGCAAGCGCCTGCAATGTGGCGGGCGTGCTGCGTCCCGCCTGCTGATTGATTGCCAAAGGTTCGAGCCAGCGCTGCGGGATCTTCTGCGATCCATCCATCGCAATCTGGATCAGGCGGTGGGCAAGCGCACTGTTGGCAAAACGCGCGATCAGCGCATCGGCATAGGCGCCAAGGTCGATGCCCGAATCCGGGGGCAGGGTAGGAGCGGCCTCGCTCCGCATCAGCGTCTCGATCAGCCCGGCAAGTTCCGGATCGGCGATTGCCTGATGGACAAACTCATGACCGCGGGCGAGACCCAGATACGCCAGGGCCGAGTGCGCGCCATTGAGCATCCGCAGCTTGGCCGCCTCGTAATGGCCGACATTGGGGACAAGCTGCGCGCCCACCGTCTCCCAGCGCGGGCGGGGCCCGGCAAAGTCGTCCTCGATCACCCATTGGCTGAACGGTTCGGTGATCACCGCGCCGCGGTCATCCAGACCGACCGAGGCTGCGACACGCTGCCGATCGTCGTCTATCACCGCAGGCACGATCCGGTCGATCATCGTGCCGGGGCAGCGGCAAGTCCGGGCAAACCACTCGGCCAATGCAGGGTCGGTGTCGGTCAGATAGTCGCTCATCAGCCGCGCCAGCCGCGCGCCGTTGTCGGCCAGATTGTCGCAGCTCAGCAGCGTCAGGCCCGGCAGCCCGGCTGCCTTGCGCCGCGCAAGGCCGGCTGCGACGAAGCCATATATGGTTTGAGGGGGCCCTGCTGCGCTGGCGTCGGACACGATGGCGCGATTGGCGCGATCGAGCGATCCATCGGGGCGGCGGACATAGCCCTTTTCGGTCACGGTAAAGCTTATGATGTGCGTGTCGGGCGAAGCGATCGCCTCGATCACCGCCTGCGGATCCTGCGGCGCGACAATGACACTCGCGACACTGCCGATGAGCCGCGTGACCGTCCGGTCCGAAGACCTCTCGGTCAGCGTGAACAGGCCGTCCTGCGGATTGAGCTGTTCGGCGACATCGGCGGAGCGCAATGACACGCCGATGATCCGCCAGTCGCCGTCGCCCGCCGCCATGGCATCGTCGGTATAGACCGCCTGGTGCGCGCGATGGAACGCGCCGATGCCGAAATGCACGATGCCCGCCCGCTGGCGTGCAAAGTCATAGCCCGGGCGGGCAACGGCCGGGGAGAGCGAGTCCAGCGTTTCGAGTGAAAGCCTCACAGCCGGTACGCCTTCTTCGCCAGCGCATAAGAGAGGTCGTGTGCCAGTTCTGCCGCTTCCCATTCCTCCATCCGGTGTTCGGCGACCAGGGTCGCAAGGAAACCGCAGTCGACCCGTCGGGCGACATCATGCCGGGCGGGGATCGAGAGGAAGGCGCGGGTGTCGTCGTTGAAGCCGACGGTGTTGTAGAAGCCCGCGGTCTCGGTCATCGACAGCCGGAAGCGGCGCATGCCTTCGGGGCTGTCGTGGAACCACCAGGCCGGGCCGAGCTTGAGCGCGGGATAGTGCCCTGCGAGCGGGGCGAGCTCGCGCGCATACACCGTCTCGTCGAGCGTAAACAGGATGATGGTGAGATCGGGGTTGTTGCCGTGCCGCGCCAGCAGCGGGCGCAGCGCATGGACATAGTCGGTGCGCATCGGCATGTCGGCGCCCTTGTCGCGGCCGAAACGGGCGAAGACCTGCGGGTTGTGGTTGCGCAGCGCCCCGGGGTGGATCTGCATGACCAGACCATCCTCGACGCTCATGCCCGCCATTTCGGTGAGCATCTGCGCGCGGAAAAGCTCGGCATCCTGCGGCGAGACATCTGGGCGGATGACGCGCGCGAACAGCGCATCGGCCTCTGCCCGGGACAGATCCGCCGTCAGGGCCGTCGGATGGCCATGGTCGGTCGATGTCGCGCCATGCTTGGCGAAAAACGCCCGGCGCTTGCGGTGCGCGGCCAGATATCCGGCATAGCTGAACGTATCCTCTCCGGTCAGTTCGGCAAAGCGCGCCAGATTGTCCCGAAAGCCTTCATATTCGGGGTCGACGACCGGGTCGGGACGATAGGCCGTCAGCACCCGGCCGTTCCAGTTGCTGTCGGCAATCGTTCGGTGATGATCGAGCGTGTCGAGCGGCGATTCGGTAGTGGTGATCACCTCGATATTGAACCGTTCGAACAGGGCGCGTGGGCGGAATTCGGGTGTAGCCAGCGCACCGGTGATGCGGTCGTAATACAGATCGGAGGTTTCGGCGGTGAGCTGCACGTCAATCCCGAAGCCCTCGGCGAACACCCAGTCGAGCCACATGCGCGAAGGCGTGCCGCGAAACAGGTGATAATGGCTCGCCAGTATGCGCCAGGCCTCGCGCGGATCGACCGCGCGGGCGGCATCGACAGACACCGGTGTCAGCCCAAGAGCTTCGAGCGGCACCCCTTGGC
Encoded proteins:
- a CDS encoding TonB-dependent receptor; this encodes MSITLAARASVVALAVALASQSPVLASDRDVAEAPGDTADAEAEQQPETVIIVSARRREESSQDVPIALSVVDVTTLDNTGSFNVSRLTQLQPSLQFYSSNPRNSAINIRGLGAPFGLTNDGIEQGVGIYIDDVFVGRVAVATLDFLDIAQVETLRGPQGTLYGKNTTAGAINITSKEPSFDFEGRAEVTAGNLEFRQAKASVSGPLSSTLAVRFGVATTDRRGTIFNVATGTHVNELNNLGLRGSLLWKPSDSLRVTLAGDYNRQNPECCAQIYARYGSTQRPANRQFPALSAAFGYAPPSLDAFDRVTDVDAELSARSILGGASLKIEWDVGPGTLTSVSAWRFWDWTPSNDRDFTGLPITLKVNNPSQQEQFTQEVRYAGSLGDRIDFVAGVFGFYQTIDTQGIQEQGTAASRWLLAPTSALAGNPAVLNGLVANNTIGFKNTSVAAFGQLSWKVTDDLTIQPGVRINYDKKTGSYDSVVTGTASNGTRQLVSFNGPFANDPWIVAQRGVLAPQFFEPEFSDWNLSYDLTLSYRIAPDIRAYATYARAFKTGGINLSGVPNDAAGNPLLAAGSVKPEKVDHFEVGLKTQFWDRRATLNLAGFWTEIRDYQATVNNGQLGVLRGYLANAGKVRVRGIEADFSVRPTDRFNAYVSGAYTDHEYVRFVDAPCPPELAGGTTVTGTQVPGAPGVPGALSPANCDISGQWLPGISNWAFSYGFEYNEPVSVFGLDGFAYAGFDGNYRSKFSSNPSRSIYTDINGYALSNFRLGYRTDDGLNLFAWVRNAFDVEYFEQLAANTGGNTGLIAGQPGDPRTYGLTIASSF
- a CDS encoding YezD family protein, with the protein product MPPSKPARADTGPQLAVPLSAIAEAIARLRFGAVVLTVHDGRLVQMDVTERQRFS
- the uxaC gene encoding glucuronate isomerase; its protein translation is MRPLHLHPDRLFPADPEVRAITRRLYDHVATLPIISPHGHTDPQWFAQNAPFANASELLLQPDHYVFRMLYSQGVPLEALGLTPVSVDAARAVDPREAWRILASHYHLFRGTPSRMWLDWVFAEGFGIDVQLTAETSDLYYDRITGALATPEFRPRALFERFNIEVITTTESPLDTLDHHRTIADSNWNGRVLTAYRPDPVVDPEYEGFRDNLARFAELTGEDTFSYAGYLAAHRKRRAFFAKHGATSTDHGHPTALTADLSRAEADALFARVIRPDVSPQDAELFRAQMLTEMAGMSVEDGLVMQIHPGALRNHNPQVFARFGRDKGADMPMRTDYVHALRPLLARHGNNPDLTIILFTLDETVYARELAPLAGHYPALKLGPAWWFHDSPEGMRRFRLSMTETAGFYNTVGFNDDTRAFLSIPARHDVARRVDCGFLATLVAEHRMEEWEAAELAHDLSYALAKKAYRL
- a CDS encoding mannitol dehydrogenase family protein, which translates into the protein MRLSLETLDSLSPAVARPGYDFARQRAGIVHFGIGAFHRAHQAVYTDDAMAAGDGDWRIIGVSLRSADVAEQLNPQDGLFTLTERSSDRTVTRLIGSVASVIVAPQDPQAVIEAIASPDTHIISFTVTEKGYVRRPDGSLDRANRAIVSDASAAGPPQTIYGFVAAGLARRKAAGLPGLTLLSCDNLADNGARLARLMSDYLTDTDPALAEWFARTCRCPGTMIDRIVPAVIDDDRQRVAASVGLDDRGAVITEPFSQWVIEDDFAGPRPRWETVGAQLVPNVGHYEAAKLRMLNGAHSALAYLGLARGHEFVHQAIADPELAGLIETLMRSEAAPTLPPDSGIDLGAYADALIARFANSALAHRLIQIAMDGSQKIPQRWLEPLAINQQAGRSTPATLQALAAWIQHVSGAARPVDDPMAAQLADLWASHGADGIAAALFGTGGVFQASWTPSAESAQALQAHLDAARN